Within the Pseudomonas putida genome, the region ATGCCCAGGCCATCATGCAGTGAGCCGCCCATGCCGCGCAGGCGGTGCAGTGGCTGCAGCATTTGCCCGGACTCCTGGCGGATTTGCTGGCGGTGCATCTCCATGCGCAGGCGCAGCAGGGCTTTGCGCAGCTCTCGTGGGTTACGTGTATTGGGTAGTTCAGGCAGGCTCATGGCAGCAGACGCTCCCGATCCTTGGCAAGTTCTTCGAGGGTGGCGCCAAACGGCGAAGACTCGTCGAACACCGCGGCTTTCAAGCGGAGGCCGCAATACAGCGCAGCCACACCATAAAACACACACAGGCCGATTATCCCGGCCAGGCGGTAGCTGTCCCACAGCAACACCAGCAGCAGGCCTGACAGGGCTGTCAGCAGCAGCAGGGCGAACACCAGCGCCAGGCCGGCGAACAGCAACAGGCTCAGGGTGCGTCCTTTCTGCTCCTGCAGTTCGATACCGAACAGTTCGATATGGCTATGCAGCAGCCCCAGTATCGCGGCGCCCAGGCGCCTGCCCGAAGCGCCGGTGCCAATGGCGTCATTGTCCATGGAAGCTCCTTAACGCCGATTGGCCAACAGGCCAATCAGCAGGCCGACACCTGCGGCAATGCCGATGGCCTGCCAAGGGTTTTCCTGTACGTAGTGCTCGGCACTGCCCAAGGCCGCCTGGCCCCGCTCACGTACCGACTCCTGGGTCAGTTGCAAGGTTTCTCGGGCCTGGGTAAGGCGCTCGTGAATCTGCTC harbors:
- a CDS encoding DUF883 family protein codes for the protein MASKSAKTAQEILMADFQALVRDTEKLLADTANLAGDQADELREQIHERLTQARETLQLTQESVRERGQAALGSAEHYVQENPWQAIGIAAGVGLLIGLLANRR
- a CDS encoding phage holin family protein, coding for MDNDAIGTGASGRRLGAAILGLLHSHIELFGIELQEQKGRTLSLLLFAGLALVFALLLLTALSGLLLVLLWDSYRLAGIIGLCVFYGVAALYCGLRLKAAVFDESSPFGATLEELAKDRERLLP